Proteins from a single region of Catenulispora acidiphila DSM 44928:
- a CDS encoding TOMM precursor leader peptide-binding protein has product MRTLTPVEELTRLLGEYAARDGRGPDKVPTVVELGGEDLLAFERSPLREAGEARPDLRDADIFLTSRAVLIGPRRSARSERSELSARSARSQRSERGCGHCLALRLQRMQPVHERDLLETSPGAHRAGVWPDVGDQLAAAAWAAFRHAELVPAGDLPKVWRIDIRTLMMTAAALLPDSRCPSCGDLDPEPPDLDLGAPRKPSAEAYRLRHPEDFAVPVEALVNTVCGVLAPATSAALASPTTAPVAGSAAVRGPTGLHDLSWSGQANSYAASARLAVFEGLERHAGTMRRRPGLVVGSYTELADRALNPSDCTAYSADSYLQDEHLTPFDPDRTIPWVPGYSLRDKRSVLVPVRLAFYGWDGGAELFSFECSNGCASGGCLTEAVLFGLLELIERDAFLLAWYGGALLPEIDTGSLDRTARAMLSRARLQGYDVRLFDNRIDLPVPVVTGVARRRDGGDGLFSFAAGAGMDPAAAVEAALGEILTYIPSMRHRVRARREELVAMTRDFSLVSGLADHPALFGLPEMQEHAWRYTRHADPMPVAELYHEWLRVRPATDDLADDVRFLVDEVARRGSDVIVVDQTSAEQQAAGLSGVRVIAPGLLPIDFGWGRQRALRAPRMFSALRHAGLRESDLTAEELHMVPHPFP; this is encoded by the coding sequence AGCGCTCGCCGCTGCGCGAGGCCGGTGAGGCGCGTCCGGATCTGCGCGACGCGGACATCTTCCTGACCTCGCGGGCCGTTCTCATCGGCCCGAGAAGGTCGGCGCGATCGGAGCGGTCGGAGCTGTCGGCGCGGTCGGCGCGGTCGCAGAGGTCTGAGCGGGGATGCGGGCACTGTCTGGCGTTGCGACTGCAGCGCATGCAGCCGGTGCATGAGCGCGACCTGCTCGAAACCAGCCCCGGCGCGCACCGGGCCGGCGTGTGGCCGGACGTCGGCGACCAGCTCGCCGCCGCCGCGTGGGCCGCTTTCCGGCACGCCGAGCTGGTCCCGGCCGGCGACCTGCCGAAGGTCTGGCGTATCGACATCCGAACCCTGATGATGACGGCCGCGGCGCTGCTGCCTGACTCGCGCTGCCCCAGCTGCGGGGACCTCGACCCCGAGCCGCCGGACCTCGATCTCGGCGCACCGCGCAAGCCGAGCGCCGAGGCGTACCGACTGCGCCATCCCGAGGACTTCGCAGTCCCGGTCGAAGCGCTGGTCAACACGGTCTGCGGAGTGCTCGCACCGGCGACGTCGGCCGCGCTGGCCTCGCCGACGACCGCCCCGGTCGCGGGCTCGGCGGCGGTGCGCGGACCGACCGGGCTGCACGACCTGAGCTGGAGCGGTCAGGCGAACTCCTACGCGGCGAGCGCCCGCCTGGCGGTGTTCGAGGGCTTGGAACGGCACGCCGGGACGATGCGCAGGCGGCCCGGGCTGGTCGTCGGCAGCTACACCGAACTCGCCGACCGAGCTCTGAATCCGAGTGACTGCACGGCTTACAGCGCCGATTCCTACCTCCAGGACGAACACCTCACGCCGTTCGACCCGGACCGGACGATCCCGTGGGTCCCCGGCTACTCGCTGCGCGACAAGCGGTCCGTGCTGGTCCCGGTGCGCCTGGCGTTCTACGGCTGGGACGGCGGCGCGGAGCTGTTCTCCTTCGAGTGCTCCAACGGCTGCGCGAGCGGCGGATGCCTGACCGAGGCGGTCCTGTTCGGTCTGCTGGAGCTGATCGAGCGCGACGCCTTCCTGCTCGCCTGGTACGGCGGCGCGCTGCTGCCCGAGATCGACACCGGCTCGCTGGACCGCACGGCGCGCGCGATGCTGAGCCGGGCTCGGCTTCAGGGCTACGACGTCCGCCTGTTCGACAACCGGATCGACCTGCCGGTACCGGTCGTCACCGGCGTGGCGCGCCGGCGGGACGGCGGCGACGGGCTGTTCTCCTTCGCCGCCGGGGCGGGCATGGACCCGGCGGCGGCGGTGGAGGCCGCCCTCGGCGAGATCCTGACCTACATCCCCTCGATGCGGCATCGGGTGCGTGCGCGCCGTGAGGAGCTGGTCGCGATGACGCGGGACTTCTCGCTGGTTAGCGGGCTGGCCGATCATCCGGCGCTGTTCGGGCTGCCGGAGATGCAGGAGCACGCCTGGCGTTACACGCGCCACGCCGATCCGATGCCTGTCGCAGAGCTCTACCACGAGTGGCTGCGGGTCCGTCCGGCGACCGACGATTTGGCCGACGACGTCCGCTTCCTGGTGGACGAGGTGGCACGCCGGGGATCGGACGTGATCGTGGTCGATCAGACCAGCGCCGAGCAGCAGGCAGCCGGTCTGTCGGGAGTCCGGGTCATCGCGCCGGGACTGCTGCCGATCGACTTCGGCTGGGGGCGGCAGCGCGCGCTGCGGGCTCCGCGGATGTTCTCGGCGCTGCGCCACGCGGGTCTGCGCGAGAGCGACCTGACCGCTGAGGAGCTGCACATGGTGCCGCATCCCTTTCCGTGA